In Sporosarcina sp. PTS2304, a genomic segment contains:
- a CDS encoding amidohydrolase has product MTNPIAYIKDTTEQILQTYSELHAIAEPSRQEKMTSTYLQDKLSAAGLKITTYPSHYGFIAEIPGEVEGVIALRADMDALVQEVDGVVKANHSCGHDAHSTMALYTALALSKTRSRHTMRFIFQPAEEVAEGALQMMEEGVLKNVLFLGGVHVRPHMEVPFGKAAPVILHGSSATLLGTIIGTPAHAARPEEGNNPLEAASFLIQALRQIRLPGNKNFSIKITELHGGETSNSIPESARFTLDVRAESNATMKTLLEKTHHVIESTGRLTNTIITYEKEGYSPAATESKIAVALAQRAIGSIVGEENVDSPCVSQGAEDFHFYTWKTPEIPATMIGLGCDLKPGLHHPQMTFNKEALLYGTQILTQLLLYADQEL; this is encoded by the coding sequence ATGACCAATCCTATCGCATACATTAAAGATACTACTGAACAAATTCTTCAAACCTATTCAGAACTGCATGCTATTGCTGAACCTAGCCGACAAGAAAAAATGACTTCTACGTATTTACAGGACAAACTATCAGCAGCTGGTCTAAAAATTACTACTTATCCTAGTCATTATGGGTTTATTGCTGAAATTCCTGGCGAAGTAGAAGGGGTAATTGCGCTACGTGCCGATATGGATGCTCTAGTTCAAGAAGTTGATGGGGTGGTGAAAGCGAATCATTCATGCGGTCACGATGCTCACAGTACAATGGCTTTATATACAGCACTGGCACTAAGCAAAACTAGATCGCGCCACACTATGCGCTTTATTTTTCAACCTGCGGAAGAAGTAGCGGAAGGTGCGTTACAAATGATGGAGGAGGGCGTCTTGAAGAATGTACTGTTTTTAGGTGGTGTTCACGTAAGACCGCATATGGAAGTACCCTTCGGTAAAGCCGCGCCCGTTATTTTACACGGTTCTTCAGCTACTCTACTCGGTACGATTATCGGTACGCCCGCACACGCAGCACGACCTGAAGAAGGTAATAATCCATTAGAAGCAGCAAGCTTTCTTATTCAAGCGTTACGTCAAATCCGTTTGCCCGGTAATAAAAACTTTTCCATTAAGATTACGGAACTTCATGGTGGTGAAACAAGTAATTCCATTCCGGAAAGCGCACGTTTCACATTGGATGTTCGTGCAGAATCCAATGCTACGATGAAAACATTACTAGAAAAAACCCATCATGTTATAGAATCTACTGGAAGATTAACAAATACTATTATAACGTATGAAAAGGAAGGCTACTCCCCCGCTGCAACGGAAAGCAAAATAGCCGTCGCCCTTGCACAGCGAGCGATTGGCTCCATAGTAGGTGAAGAAAATGTCGATAGTCCTTGTGTCTCTCAAGGAGCAGAAGATTTTCATTTCTATACGTGGAAAACGCCTGAGATTCCCGCTACGATGATTGGTCTAGGTTGCGATTTGAAACCAGGACTTCATCATCCACAAATGACTTTCAATAAAGAAGCACTACTATACGGAACTCAAATTTTAACTCAATTATTGTTATATGCAGATCAAGAGTTATGA
- a CDS encoding iron ABC transporter permease: MKERLVRKGIPFGGKLLASILLLFICFSFAMKLGAAHTSWQDVWLSLTGSSKENILILQEIRLPREIGAMLVGAALAVSGAIMQGMTRNPLADPGLLGLTAGANAALAITLAFAPAVNYFGIMIACFIGSAVGALMVFGIASVKRGGFAPIRLVLAGAAISTFLFAIAQGVGLYFKISKDVAMWTAGGLIGTSWGQLQTIVPVIGIGIFIALLLSRQLTLLSLNEEVAIGLGQNTGKVKVTLFIVIILLAGAAVALAGNLAFVGLMIPHIVRAIVGTDYRFIIPISAITGAIFMLVADTIGRMLQAPYETPVAALIAVIGLPFFLLIVRKGGRAFS, translated from the coding sequence ATGAAAGAACGACTTGTTAGAAAAGGCATTCCTTTCGGCGGTAAACTGCTGGCCTCTATTTTACTTTTATTTATTTGCTTTTCATTCGCTATGAAGCTTGGTGCCGCTCACACTTCATGGCAAGATGTTTGGCTGTCGTTGACAGGAAGTAGTAAGGAAAACATTTTAATTTTACAAGAGATCCGTTTACCACGTGAAATAGGAGCTATGTTGGTAGGCGCTGCATTAGCTGTTTCAGGTGCTATTATGCAAGGAATGACTCGGAACCCTTTAGCCGATCCTGGTTTACTAGGGTTGACCGCTGGCGCAAATGCCGCCTTGGCGATTACGCTCGCCTTCGCACCTGCAGTCAATTATTTCGGCATTATGATCGCTTGCTTCATCGGTTCTGCAGTAGGTGCACTGATGGTCTTTGGTATTGCCTCCGTTAAGCGTGGCGGCTTCGCACCGATTCGACTCGTACTTGCCGGTGCTGCGATCTCTACATTCCTTTTCGCTATTGCACAAGGTGTAGGTTTGTACTTTAAGATATCCAAAGATGTTGCCATGTGGACTGCCGGGGGATTGATCGGTACGTCTTGGGGACAATTGCAGACGATTGTACCAGTAATTGGCATAGGTATTTTCATCGCTCTCTTGTTATCTCGTCAGTTAACATTACTCAGTCTGAATGAAGAAGTAGCAATTGGACTTGGACAAAATACCGGTAAAGTAAAAGTGACTTTATTTATAGTCATTATTTTATTAGCAGGTGCTGCAGTGGCATTAGCGGGTAACTTGGCTTTTGTAGGATTAATGATTCCACATATTGTTCGCGCTATCGTCGGCACTGACTATCGTTTTATCATTCCTATTTCCGCAATTACCGGCGCCATTTTCATGTTAGTGGCAGATACAATCGGTCGTATGTTGCAGGCTCCCTATGAAACACCTGTCGCCGCATTAATCGCAGTCATCGGATTGCCATTCTTTCTTTTAATCGTTCGTAAAGGAGGTCGTGCATTCTCATGA
- a CDS encoding iron-hydroxamate ABC transporter substrate-binding protein encodes MKKLILPALLLFVFALAACGNKQEETTKTDTPSKEEGTSGTITYESEDGPVEVPANPQRVVVLSSYAGTVHKFGVPLVGAESWSKDNPSFDSFLKDVEEVSDENIEKIIELEPDLIIGLSTIKNIEKLKEIAPTVTYTYGKVDYLTQQIEIGKLLNKEQEAKDWVEQFKKRAQQAGEEIKAKIGEETTVSVIEEFDKQIYVFGDNWGRGTEILYQEMKLAMPDKVKEMTSKDGYYALSAEVLPEFAGDYVILSKNDAGDNSFLETETYKNIPAVKNDQVFQVNTAEFSFNDAYTLDNQLDFFIKSFLETN; translated from the coding sequence ATGAAAAAATTAATCCTACCTGCCCTTCTGCTATTTGTATTTGCATTAGCAGCTTGCGGCAATAAACAAGAAGAGACTACAAAAACCGATACACCTAGTAAAGAGGAAGGAACTAGCGGAACTATTACATATGAATCCGAGGATGGACCAGTAGAAGTACCTGCCAACCCTCAGCGTGTAGTCGTCTTGTCTAGTTACGCAGGCACCGTACATAAATTCGGTGTTCCATTAGTAGGGGCAGAATCATGGTCTAAAGATAATCCGAGCTTTGACTCCTTTTTAAAAGATGTAGAAGAAGTATCCGATGAAAATATCGAAAAAATCATTGAACTTGAACCTGACTTAATCATTGGTCTTTCCACTATTAAGAACATTGAGAAGCTAAAAGAAATTGCCCCTACTGTTACGTATACGTACGGAAAAGTAGATTACTTAACACAGCAAATCGAAATCGGTAAGTTATTGAATAAAGAACAGGAAGCGAAAGACTGGGTAGAACAATTCAAAAAACGTGCCCAGCAAGCAGGCGAAGAGATTAAAGCCAAAATTGGTGAAGAAACGACCGTCTCTGTCATCGAAGAGTTTGATAAGCAGATTTACGTCTTTGGAGATAATTGGGGAAGAGGTACGGAAATTCTATATCAAGAAATGAAGCTCGCTATGCCTGATAAAGTAAAAGAAATGACTTCAAAAGATGGATATTATGCACTGTCTGCAGAAGTATTACCTGAGTTTGCAGGAGATTATGTCATCCTCAGTAAAAATGATGCAGGAGATAACTCCTTCCTAGAAACAGAAACGTATAAAAATATTCCGGCAGTTAAAAACGATCAGGTCTTTCAAGTGAATACAGCAGAGTTCTCTTTCAACGATGCTTATACACTTGATAACCAATTAGACTTTTTCATCAAAAGTTTTCTAGAAACTAACTAA
- a CDS encoding iron ABC transporter permease: MILPHIRKKQRILVGSLLGLIVLLAIIASGLGYASIEWNRLLPTLLGQGTFKEEFVLFSIRLPRIIITVLAGAALALSGAILQGITRNDLADPGIIGINSGAGVAIAIFFLFVPIESGAFNFVLPIVGFIGAILTSLLIYLFAYSRKTGLQPMRLVLVGIGFSMALSGVMIVLTSSAKQDKVEFISRWIAGNIWGTDWPYIWALLPWLLVLIPFALYKAYRLDMLGLSEAIATGIGVSIERERIVLLLTAVALAASAVSVTGSIAFIGLMAPHIAKSIIGPRHRMNLPIALLLGSFLLLLADTIGRNMLEPSGIPAGIIVSLIGAPYFCYLLLKK; encoded by the coding sequence ATGATTCTACCGCATATTCGAAAAAAACAACGCATTCTCGTCGGTAGTTTACTCGGATTGATTGTTTTGTTGGCTATTATCGCTTCTGGACTTGGATACGCTTCTATTGAATGGAATCGCTTGTTGCCTACGCTCCTCGGACAGGGAACGTTCAAAGAAGAATTTGTATTATTTTCGATACGCCTTCCGCGGATTATTATTACGGTATTAGCAGGGGCAGCCTTGGCACTGTCGGGGGCAATCTTACAAGGAATTACGCGAAATGATTTAGCTGATCCAGGCATCATCGGTATTAATTCGGGAGCCGGAGTTGCGATTGCGATTTTCTTTTTATTTGTTCCGATCGAGTCAGGGGCTTTCAACTTCGTCCTGCCTATTGTCGGTTTTATCGGGGCTATACTTACTTCTCTTCTGATTTATCTATTTGCTTATAGCCGCAAAACAGGACTGCAGCCTATGCGTCTTGTGTTAGTCGGTATAGGTTTCTCTATGGCTCTGTCAGGTGTAATGATCGTCCTTACTTCTTCTGCTAAGCAGGACAAAGTAGAATTTATTTCACGTTGGATCGCAGGAAACATTTGGGGAACGGATTGGCCTTATATTTGGGCTCTTCTTCCCTGGTTGCTCGTATTGATCCCGTTTGCATTATATAAAGCTTACCGCTTGGACATGCTCGGTTTGAGTGAAGCCATCGCTACAGGTATCGGAGTTTCCATTGAACGCGAGCGTATAGTTTTACTATTAACGGCAGTCGCTTTAGCTGCATCAGCGGTTTCTGTCACAGGTAGTATCGCGTTTATCGGATTAATGGCACCCCACATTGCTAAATCAATAATTGGTCCTCGACATCGCATGAATTTGCCTATTGCATTGTTGCTTGGGAGTTTTCTATTACTGCTCGCTGATACGATTGGTCGAAATATGTTAGAGCCCAGCGGAATTCCAGCAGGGATCATCGTGTCGTTAATCGGTGCTCCTTACTTTTGCTATTTACTGCTAAAGAAATAA
- a CDS encoding DUF4956 domain-containing protein, which translates to MDQITNLFSSNGLEGATPTMWMSIVAMALAAVLSLIITKVYQITFTGERYSQAFVHTIIMMSVVVSVVMNVVSGNAGVAFGLFAVFSLIRFRSAVTNAKDIAYIFFGLCVGMTAGLFQFPLAIALTVFASLIFYLLYKVDYGKGKDTQILKVTVPENLNHENLFDDILEEKTEFFQLRQVETTNLGTMILYTFAIRSKTDTKDQDLLNDIRIRNANLKVSLSYLEMRD; encoded by the coding sequence ATGGATCAGATCACGAACTTATTTTCATCTAATGGACTAGAAGGAGCTACACCCACGATGTGGATGAGTATTGTTGCAATGGCACTTGCGGCTGTTCTTAGTTTAATCATCACAAAGGTATACCAAATTACATTTACAGGAGAACGTTATTCTCAAGCTTTCGTTCACACGATTATTATGATGAGCGTTGTTGTATCTGTTGTCATGAATGTAGTCAGCGGGAATGCCGGTGTTGCTTTCGGTTTGTTTGCAGTATTTTCCCTTATTCGTTTTAGAAGCGCTGTAACAAATGCAAAAGACATAGCCTATATATTCTTTGGTTTGTGTGTAGGGATGACAGCAGGTTTATTCCAATTTCCACTCGCTATCGCACTAACGGTGTTTGCTAGCTTGATCTTCTACCTTCTTTACAAAGTCGATTATGGTAAAGGAAAAGATACACAAATTTTGAAAGTTACTGTTCCGGAAAATTTAAATCACGAAAATTTATTTGATGATATTTTGGAAGAAAAAACAGAATTCTTCCAGCTTCGCCAAGTAGAAACAACAAACTTAGGAACGATGATTTTGTATACATTTGCGATTCGCAGCAAAACCGATACGAAAGATCAAGACTTATTGAATGATATTCGTATTCGCAATGCCAACTTAAAAGTCTCACTTTCTTATTTAGAAATGCGTGACTAA
- a CDS encoding 3-hydroxyacyl-CoA dehydrogenase family protein has protein sequence MEEIAVIGCGTMGHSIALSAAWAGYEVTLYGISTEELEQAMISIENKLHVLIANDLLTDGELLTVRNKIKAVTTIEEAVKGATFVIEAVPEQLVLKQQIFKQLDDLCDSSVILASNTSAISPTAIAAETNYPERTVITHFWHPAHLIPLVEIVRGAQTNDSTVERSIALMNEWNKKPIEVKKEAPGFVGNRLQFALLREAQHILEEGIATKEDIDAAVRFSIGRRLPITGPLLSADMGGLDVYSDISNYLYKDLSTATNSAPSLDTLVENGKLGSKTGEGYYQWDAMFTEKMNTKRENELIYYVKKDREL, from the coding sequence ATGGAAGAAATTGCAGTAATAGGATGTGGGACGATGGGGCATTCTATTGCGTTAAGCGCTGCATGGGCGGGCTATGAGGTAACATTGTATGGAATTTCTACTGAAGAATTAGAACAAGCGATGATTAGTATTGAAAATAAGTTGCACGTACTGATAGCTAATGATTTACTGACAGATGGTGAGTTACTGACGGTGCGCAATAAGATAAAAGCAGTTACGACGATAGAGGAGGCTGTGAAAGGCGCTACTTTCGTAATCGAAGCTGTGCCGGAGCAGCTCGTGCTAAAGCAACAAATCTTTAAGCAGTTGGATGATCTTTGTGACTCTTCCGTAATATTAGCGAGCAATACATCTGCAATCAGTCCAACGGCTATTGCCGCAGAAACAAATTATCCCGAGCGAACAGTCATTACACACTTTTGGCATCCGGCACATCTAATTCCTTTAGTGGAAATCGTCCGTGGAGCACAAACGAATGATTCAACAGTTGAACGATCCATAGCATTAATGAATGAGTGGAATAAAAAGCCGATTGAAGTTAAAAAGGAAGCACCTGGCTTTGTAGGAAACCGATTGCAGTTTGCTTTATTACGTGAAGCACAGCATATTTTAGAAGAAGGAATCGCTACGAAAGAAGATATTGACGCTGCTGTCCGTTTTAGTATTGGCAGGAGATTGCCGATCACAGGTCCTTTGTTGTCGGCTGATATGGGTGGCTTAGATGTATATTCTGACATATCAAACTATCTATATAAAGACTTATCAACCGCCACAAATTCTGCGCCTAGTTTGGATACTTTAGTAGAGAACGGGAAGCTAGGCAGTAAAACCGGCGAAGGCTATTATCAATGGGATGCTATGTTTACAGAGAAAATGAATACGAAGCGGGAAAACGAGCTGATTTACTACGTTAAAAAGGATAGAGAGTTATAA
- a CDS encoding ABC-F family ATP-binding cassette domain-containing protein, which produces MSLLTVKNISHGFGDRAIFDDVSFRLLSGEHIGLVGANGEGKSTFMNIITHKLEPDAGTVTWSKRVRIGYLDQHAVLKQGLSIRDVLRTAFQYLYDMETEMNELFAKMVEVEPDELESLLEETGQIQDSLEQSGFYMIDAKVEEVANGLGLNEFGLDTDVNALSGGQRTKVLLAKLLLEKPDILLLDEPTNYLDVEHIEWLRTYLQEYPGAFILISHDIPFLNSVVNLIYHMENQQINRYPGDYDEFLRVHEMKQQQVEAAYKKQQKEIANLKDFVARNKANAATSRMAMSRQKKLDKMDVIELDSEKPKPHFDFKTARTPGKYLFETTDLVIGYEDPLSQPLNLVMERGQKIALAGANGIGKTTLLKSLLGEIPALSGKVERGEHLSIGYFEQELKADTDNTCLEEIWAEFPHFAQYEVRAALARVGLTTKHIESKVKVLSGGERAKVRLCKLVNSETNLLVLDEPTNHLDYDAKEELKRALKEYKGSILLISHEPDFYEGVVSTIWNGETWTTKMF; this is translated from the coding sequence ATGAGTTTATTAACAGTAAAAAATATAAGTCATGGTTTTGGCGATCGTGCTATTTTTGATGATGTGTCTTTTCGTTTATTATCAGGTGAACATATCGGATTAGTTGGTGCAAATGGCGAAGGAAAATCTACATTTATGAATATTATTACACATAAATTAGAGCCTGACGCAGGAACAGTTACATGGTCTAAGCGTGTACGAATTGGTTATTTGGATCAGCATGCAGTATTGAAGCAAGGGTTGTCCATTCGTGATGTATTGCGTACTGCATTTCAGTATTTATATGATATGGAAACAGAAATGAATGAGTTATTTGCGAAGATGGTCGAAGTAGAGCCAGACGAATTGGAAAGTCTTTTAGAAGAGACGGGACAAATTCAAGACTCCCTAGAGCAAAGTGGCTTTTATATGATTGATGCTAAAGTGGAAGAAGTGGCGAATGGTTTAGGATTGAATGAATTTGGATTGGATACTGACGTAAATGCGCTGAGTGGGGGACAACGGACGAAAGTATTACTTGCGAAATTATTGCTTGAAAAACCAGATATTTTATTACTTGACGAGCCAACAAACTATTTAGACGTCGAGCATATTGAATGGTTACGCACATATTTGCAGGAATACCCCGGCGCTTTTATATTGATTTCACATGACATACCATTTTTAAATAGTGTAGTGAATTTGATTTATCATATGGAAAATCAACAAATCAATCGTTACCCAGGAGACTATGATGAGTTCTTGCGTGTTCATGAAATGAAGCAACAACAAGTAGAAGCGGCGTATAAAAAACAACAAAAAGAAATTGCCAATCTGAAAGACTTTGTTGCACGTAATAAAGCAAATGCAGCAACGAGTCGTATGGCGATGTCTCGTCAAAAGAAACTGGACAAGATGGATGTTATCGAACTAGATTCAGAAAAGCCAAAGCCGCATTTTGATTTTAAAACAGCAAGAACTCCCGGGAAATACTTATTCGAAACGACAGATCTAGTAATAGGCTATGAAGATCCGCTTTCACAACCACTCAATTTAGTAATGGAAAGAGGACAAAAAATTGCCTTAGCTGGGGCCAATGGGATTGGTAAAACTACGTTACTTAAAAGCCTTTTAGGTGAAATTCCTGCACTATCAGGAAAAGTGGAGCGAGGAGAGCATCTTTCCATTGGATATTTTGAGCAAGAATTGAAAGCAGATACCGATAATACATGTCTTGAAGAAATATGGGCTGAATTTCCACACTTTGCACAGTATGAAGTACGCGCAGCTTTAGCACGTGTCGGTTTAACTACAAAGCATATCGAAAGTAAAGTGAAGGTTCTGAGTGGGGGAGAGCGGGCCAAAGTTCGTCTTTGTAAACTCGTCAATTCCGAAACGAACTTATTAGTATTGGATGAGCCGACGAACCATTTGGATTACGATGCAAAAGAAGAGTTGAAACGGGCATTAAAAGAATATAAAGGGAGTATCCTCCTCATATCACACGAACCAGATTTTTATGAAGGTGTTGTGTCGACGATTTGGAATGGTGAAACTTGGACGACTAAAATGTTCTAA
- a CDS encoding CoA transferase subunit A, with the protein MSKVYDSFLKAISDISDGDTVIVGGFGLCGIPEKSIEALRESGVKDLTIASNNCGTDDQGLGILLANKQIKKMIASYVGENKTFEKQFLNGELEVELSPQGTLAERIRAGGAGIPGFYTATGVGTPIAEGKETKEFDGKTYLLEEGIVGDYALVKAWKADTLGNLVYRKTARNFNPLAAMAGKITIAEVEEIVEPGELKPEEIDTPGVYVQRVLLGKDYVKPIERLTVRKA; encoded by the coding sequence ATGAGCAAAGTATACGATTCGTTTTTGAAAGCGATTTCAGATATTTCTGATGGAGATACTGTAATTGTAGGTGGATTTGGATTGTGCGGAATTCCGGAAAAGTCTATTGAAGCTCTGCGTGAAAGTGGAGTGAAGGATTTGACAATTGCTAGTAATAACTGCGGTACAGATGATCAGGGACTAGGGATTTTACTAGCGAATAAACAAATTAAGAAAATGATTGCTTCCTACGTAGGTGAGAATAAAACTTTTGAAAAACAATTTCTTAATGGAGAATTGGAAGTAGAACTCAGCCCACAAGGTACGTTGGCAGAACGAATTAGGGCAGGTGGCGCAGGAATTCCAGGGTTCTATACTGCGACAGGCGTCGGCACTCCGATTGCGGAAGGTAAAGAAACAAAAGAATTCGATGGAAAAACTTATTTGCTTGAAGAAGGCATTGTCGGAGACTATGCATTAGTGAAAGCATGGAAAGCTGATACGCTCGGCAACTTAGTTTATCGCAAGACCGCTAGAAACTTTAATCCGCTTGCAGCCATGGCGGGTAAGATCACTATTGCAGAAGTAGAAGAAATCGTAGAACCAGGTGAGCTGAAGCCTGAAGAGATTGATACACCAGGCGTTTATGTACAACGCGTCTTACTCGGGAAGGACTATGTAAAGCCGATTGAACGTTTGACTGTGAGAAAAGCGTAG
- a CDS encoding LysR family transcriptional regulator yields MDLKDFNAFIKVADYLSFTKAAEHSYMSQPSLSKSVKKLEEELNIILFNRSTRTLQLTDAGMIVYSQAQQIQNLVSELPTLLEELTEGVAGEVKIGMPPLIGTLFFPQIALHLQNNYPNITIELHEHGAKIVEELVDKGQIDAGIIVLPTDTEIFNVQPFISDKFFVFVHQDHLFAKKETVKLSDLKEEKLILFSKSFALHRYIISACKEAGFNPTVSYESSQWDLIIELVAAKLGITLLPQSISEKFSNEQIRMVPLEEPPLLWRIGIVTKKGSYHSFALKKFMEMFNNK; encoded by the coding sequence ATGGATCTAAAAGATTTCAATGCTTTTATTAAAGTAGCTGATTATCTAAGTTTCACAAAGGCTGCAGAGCACTCTTATATGTCCCAACCTTCATTGAGTAAATCCGTGAAAAAGCTTGAAGAAGAGTTAAATATCATTCTTTTTAACCGCTCTACTCGGACTTTACAACTGACTGATGCGGGGATGATCGTCTACTCACAAGCTCAACAAATTCAAAACTTAGTCTCTGAACTTCCTACTCTTTTAGAAGAGCTTACGGAAGGTGTGGCAGGCGAGGTTAAGATCGGTATGCCCCCACTGATAGGAACACTATTCTTTCCCCAAATCGCTTTACACTTACAAAATAATTATCCTAACATAACAATAGAACTTCATGAGCATGGCGCTAAAATAGTCGAGGAATTAGTAGACAAAGGACAAATCGACGCAGGGATCATTGTTCTTCCGACAGACACAGAAATCTTTAATGTCCAACCATTTATTTCGGATAAATTTTTCGTTTTCGTTCATCAAGATCATTTATTTGCAAAGAAAGAAACTGTCAAACTGTCCGACTTGAAAGAGGAAAAACTTATTTTATTTTCTAAGAGTTTTGCATTACATCGCTATATTATTAGTGCTTGTAAAGAAGCAGGATTTAATCCAACCGTCTCTTATGAAAGTTCACAATGGGATTTAATCATCGAACTCGTAGCAGCAAAATTAGGAATTACATTACTCCCACAATCGATTTCCGAAAAATTTTCTAATGAACAAATTCGCATGGTTCCGTTAGAAGAGCCACCACTGTTATGGAGAATTGGGATTGTAACGAAAAAAGGGAGCTACCATTCATTTGCTTTGAAGAAGTTTATGGAGATGTTCAACAACAAATAA
- a CDS encoding polyphosphate polymerase domain-containing protein yields the protein MAIEIFSRKEQKYLITRKQQEELVERIGSNMRNDKNGIDGRYSVTSLYFDNAEKGIYFETKNKLTYRQKLRLRVYDDANLDSTAFFEVKQKHKKVVNKRRMLLPLREAYRYLEEDGQSGLSNYKTSNPQVMKEIDYFRTFYNLRPEMVVSYSRHALHGIDDAELRITFDFDLRCRKEDLHIENGPYGEHFIDPNLVVLEVKVDHSVPLWLARILQELQCEQRSASKFCTSMELLSGEDLPLEGHMEPKQLEEPIIGGIENGSDHELIFI from the coding sequence ATGGCGATTGAAATATTCAGCCGCAAAGAGCAAAAGTACTTAATCACTCGCAAACAACAAGAAGAGCTCGTTGAACGGATTGGATCTAATATGCGTAATGATAAGAACGGTATAGACGGTAGATACTCTGTGACTAGCTTGTACTTCGATAATGCAGAAAAAGGTATTTACTTCGAAACGAAAAACAAATTAACTTACCGCCAGAAATTGCGTTTACGTGTATACGATGACGCTAATTTAGATAGCACAGCATTTTTTGAAGTAAAACAAAAGCATAAAAAAGTCGTTAACAAGCGCCGAATGCTATTACCTCTTCGAGAGGCTTATCGATATTTAGAAGAAGACGGTCAATCAGGACTCTCAAATTACAAAACTTCCAATCCACAAGTAATGAAAGAAATTGACTATTTCCGTACATTTTATAATTTACGCCCCGAAATGGTCGTCTCTTATAGTCGTCATGCACTTCATGGAATAGATGATGCTGAGTTGAGGATTACTTTTGATTTTGACTTACGTTGCCGGAAAGAAGATTTGCATATTGAAAACGGCCCGTACGGAGAACACTTTATTGATCCAAATCTAGTCGTACTAGAAGTAAAAGTAGATCATAGCGTTCCACTTTGGTTAGCGCGTATTTTACAAGAGTTACAATGTGAGCAACGTAGCGCTTCAAAGTTCTGTACAAGTATGGAATTGCTAAGTGGAGAAGATTTACCCCTTGAAGGACATATGGAGCCGAAGCAATTGGAAGAACCGATAATAGGAGGAATAGAAAATGGATCAGATCACGAACTTATTTTCATCTAA
- a CDS encoding 3-oxoacid CoA-transferase subunit B: MDTRLTIVKRAVKEIQDGMNVNLGIGMPTLVANEIPEDVTVLLQSENGLLGIGPYPIEGQEDADLINAGKETITTVPGSSFFDSAESFAMIRGGHIDLAILGGMEVSEQGDLANWMIPGKMVKGMGGAMDLVVGAKRVVVIMDHVSKHGESKVKKVCELPLTGLKVVDRLITDLAVFDFTDEGMVLVETSLGVTVEEVREKTEASFTVSDEFIQK; encoded by the coding sequence ATGGATACTCGATTGACAATCGTGAAACGTGCAGTGAAAGAAATACAGGACGGTATGAACGTAAATTTAGGAATTGGTATGCCAACATTGGTAGCTAATGAAATTCCTGAAGATGTCACTGTTTTATTGCAGTCGGAAAATGGCTTGCTCGGCATTGGACCGTATCCGATTGAAGGGCAGGAAGATGCGGATTTAATCAATGCGGGAAAAGAAACGATTACTACTGTTCCAGGATCTTCATTTTTTGATAGTGCAGAATCGTTTGCGATGATTCGGGGTGGACATATCGACCTTGCTATCCTCGGAGGAATGGAAGTTTCTGAACAAGGGGATTTAGCCAACTGGATGATTCCAGGAAAGATGGTTAAAGGAATGGGCGGCGCTATGGATTTAGTAGTGGGTGCTAAACGTGTCGTTGTTATTATGGATCATGTCAGTAAGCACGGCGAATCGAAAGTGAAGAAAGTTTGCGAATTGCCGCTGACCGGCTTAAAAGTCGTTGATCGGCTAATTACTGACTTAGCGGTGTTTGATTTTACAGATGAGGGGATGGTGCTTGTAGAGACATCTCTAGGCGTGACTGTAGAAGAAGTGAGAGAGAAAACAGAAGCGTCTTTTACCGTTTCTGATGAGTTTATACAAAAGTGA